From one Formosa sediminum genomic stretch:
- the rsmA gene encoding 16S rRNA (adenine(1518)-N(6)/adenine(1519)-N(6))-dimethyltransferase RsmA, whose product MTVKAKKHLGQHFLNDESIAENIANTLSFEGYKNVLEIGPGMGVLTKYLLNKPTKTFVIEIDSESVAYLKSNYLNLADRVIEKDFLKYDINEVFKGESFAIIGNYPYNISTQIVFKTLEMRDQIPEFSGMFQKEVAQRICEKEGSKTYGILSVLTQAFYNAEYLFTVPPNVFNPPPKVDSGVLRLTRKENYTLDCNEALLFKVVKAAFQQRRKTLRNSLKTFNLSDSLREDSIFGQRPEQLSVAQFIALTKRIEDDLNTQE is encoded by the coding sequence ATGACGGTAAAAGCAAAAAAACATTTAGGACAACATTTCCTTAACGACGAATCTATTGCAGAAAACATTGCAAATACACTGTCTTTTGAAGGCTATAAAAATGTACTAGAAATTGGTCCTGGAATGGGGGTGTTAACCAAATATTTGCTTAATAAACCAACCAAAACATTTGTAATTGAAATCGATTCTGAATCTGTAGCGTATTTAAAATCTAATTATTTAAATCTAGCAGATCGCGTTATAGAAAAAGATTTCTTGAAATACGATATTAATGAGGTTTTTAAAGGCGAATCGTTTGCTATTATTGGTAATTATCCTTATAATATCTCTACACAAATCGTATTTAAAACCTTAGAAATGCGAGACCAAATTCCTGAATTTTCAGGAATGTTTCAAAAAGAAGTGGCACAGCGTATTTGCGAGAAAGAAGGCAGTAAAACATATGGTATTTTATCGGTATTAACACAAGCATTTTACAATGCAGAGTACTTGTTTACAGTACCTCCAAATGTGTTTAATCCGCCACCAAAAGTAGACTCTGGAGTATTACGTTTAACACGTAAAGAAAATTACACTTTAGATTGTAATGAAGCACTACTCTTTAAAGTCGTAAAAGCTGCATTTCAGCAACGCAGAAAAACACTTCGTAACAGTTTAAAAACATTTAATTTATCTGATAGTTTAAGAGAAGATAGTATCTTTGGACAACGTCCGGAACAACTTTCGGTAGCACAATTTATAGCGCTAACTAAACGCATAGAAGACGATTTAAATACGCAAGAATAG
- a CDS encoding DUF4286 family protein — protein sequence MYIYNVTSNVSDAVHDTWIAWMKQVHIPQVLSVGMFYEAKLTRVLVDEEMGGKTYSVQYRAKSREDLETYYTQFAESLRQETVQKFGENVLSFRTELEVIDVYSVTKH from the coding sequence ATGTATATCTATAATGTAACTTCTAATGTAAGTGATGCCGTGCACGATACCTGGATCGCTTGGATGAAACAAGTACATATTCCACAAGTACTTTCGGTAGGCATGTTTTATGAAGCCAAGCTTACCCGCGTACTTGTAGATGAAGAGATGGGAGGCAAAACATATTCTGTACAATATCGCGCTAAATCACGCGAAGATTTAGAAACTTATTACACCCAATTTGCAGAATCACTTCGTCAAGAAACAGTACAAAAATTTGGAGAAAACGTATTATCTTTCAGAACAGAACTAGAAGTTATAGATGTTTACAGCGTAACAAAACATTAA
- a CDS encoding GNAT family N-acetyltransferase, whose translation MHISSTARLHLDELNTSDAPFILELLNTPNWLKFIGDRNIRTVEDAEDYITNYHIKNYLENGFGFYKVLLKSEGLKPIGCCGLIKRPELDGVDIGFAFLPEYERKGFGFESASEILKLAETKFNLNEVIAIVAPDNPNSIKLLEKLGLTYQKKVTPFNDEKELLLLSRTFE comes from the coding sequence ATGCACATATCTTCTACCGCACGCTTACATTTAGATGAATTAAACACCAGCGATGCCCCTTTTATTTTAGAGCTACTAAATACGCCCAATTGGTTAAAATTTATTGGCGATCGTAACATACGGACCGTAGAAGATGCAGAAGATTATATTACAAATTATCATATAAAAAACTATCTCGAAAACGGTTTTGGTTTTTATAAAGTACTATTAAAGTCTGAAGGTTTAAAACCTATTGGATGCTGCGGCTTAATTAAACGCCCAGAGCTTGATGGTGTAGATATTGGTTTTGCCTTTTTACCTGAATACGAGCGTAAAGGCTTTGGATTTGAGTCGGCTTCAGAAATTTTAAAGCTTGCAGAAACAAAATTTAACCTCAACGAAGTAATTGCCATAGTTGCTCCAGACAATCCTAATTCTATTAAATTACTCGAAAAACTTGGACTAACCTATCAGAAAAAAGTAACACCTTTTAATGACGAAAAAGAGTTATTATTGCTATCTAGAACATTCGAGTAA
- a CDS encoding tetratricopeptide repeat protein encodes MKILFVCCMLLSVCLFSQENQDYNTNTAQLYFKNGDFEKALISYKKLVEESPTNTNYILALVKTYQQLEQFQEAELFLTQTLNRIKHPSLFIELGYNYQLQDNLTKANENYEIALASIDTNISYVYTVSKQFESHSLLDFAIRAYEKAMALNSEADFTMQLSRIYGEQGNIEKMFSSYIDFIEHNPIYKDNIKRIFSDFLSEDPEYKNNSILRKTILKKIQQNPDLIWNELLSWLFSQQNEFNKAFAQEKAIYNRLPESLNRMEDLAALATNEKDFETATNIYNYIIETTQETDTKLRAHYNLLTFKTQLATEKEYKTIQSDYLNLFETYGTLSQTLELQVAYGHFLAFNLHDIKTAEAFLKQTLKLKLKETETAKVKLELADILVLQEKFNEALIYYTQIQRSLKNSTISQEARFRVARTSYYKGDFKWAESQLNILKQSTSQLIANDALALKLLISDNKYEDSTQTALKLYAKADLLAYQNKPTEAITVLDTLLANHGAEPIAEQALYKQAKLFSTQHAYIKAEQNYLLLINNYTDGLLADDAYFNLAELYNKQLNEPEKAKPLYEHIIFNFADSIYFVEARSQFRTLRGDAINQ; translated from the coding sequence ATGAAAATTTTATTTGTTTGTTGTATGCTTTTAAGTGTTTGCTTGTTTTCGCAAGAAAACCAAGACTACAATACTAATACCGCACAACTTTACTTTAAAAATGGGGATTTTGAGAAAGCATTAATTTCTTACAAAAAGCTAGTCGAAGAAAGTCCTACAAATACAAATTACATACTTGCTCTTGTAAAAACGTATCAGCAACTAGAGCAATTTCAAGAAGCTGAATTATTTTTAACACAAACATTAAACCGGATTAAACACCCATCATTATTTATAGAATTGGGTTATAATTATCAGTTACAAGACAACCTAACAAAAGCAAACGAAAATTACGAAATCGCACTCGCTAGTATAGATACAAATATTAGTTATGTGTATACTGTCTCCAAACAATTTGAATCGCACTCTTTATTAGATTTTGCAATTAGAGCTTATGAAAAAGCAATGGCATTAAACAGCGAGGCAGATTTTACAATGCAACTATCCCGCATATATGGAGAACAAGGAAATATTGAAAAGATGTTTTCTAGTTATATAGATTTTATAGAACATAACCCGATATATAAAGACAATATTAAACGTATTTTTAGTGATTTTTTAAGTGAAGATCCCGAATACAAAAACAATAGTATCCTTAGAAAAACAATACTAAAAAAAATACAACAAAATCCAGATCTTATCTGGAACGAATTGTTAAGTTGGTTATTTAGCCAACAAAATGAATTTAATAAAGCTTTTGCTCAAGAAAAGGCTATTTATAATAGACTTCCAGAAAGTTTAAACCGTATGGAAGATTTGGCCGCCCTAGCTACAAATGAAAAAGATTTTGAGACTGCTACAAATATTTATAATTATATTATTGAAACCACTCAAGAAACAGACACTAAACTAAGAGCGCATTATAATCTCCTTACATTTAAAACTCAACTGGCAACAGAAAAGGAGTATAAAACCATTCAGTCTGATTACCTAAACCTTTTTGAAACCTACGGCACATTATCACAAACATTAGAATTGCAGGTTGCCTATGGTCATTTTTTAGCATTTAATTTACACGATATTAAAACAGCTGAAGCATTTTTAAAACAAACCTTAAAACTTAAATTAAAAGAGACTGAAACAGCCAAAGTAAAATTAGAATTAGCCGACATTTTAGTTTTGCAAGAAAAATTTAATGAAGCCTTAATTTATTATACCCAAATACAACGTAGTTTAAAAAACAGTACAATTTCTCAAGAAGCTAGATTTAGAGTGGCTAGAACTAGTTATTATAAAGGCGATTTTAAATGGGCAGAATCCCAGTTAAACATTTTAAAGCAATCTACATCACAACTTATCGCAAACGATGCATTAGCATTAAAACTTTTAATTTCCGATAATAAATATGAAGATTCTACACAAACCGCATTAAAATTATACGCGAAAGCCGATTTATTAGCCTATCAAAACAAACCTACAGAAGCAATAACTGTCTTAGACACGCTCTTAGCAAATCACGGTGCAGAGCCTATTGCAGAACAAGCACTATATAAACAAGCAAAGTTATTTAGCACACAACACGCCTATATTAAGGCTGAACAAAACTACCTCTTATTAATAAATAATTATACAGATGGCTTACTAGCAGACGATGCTTATTTTAATTTAGCCGAATTATATAACAAGCAACTCAATGAACCTGAAAAAGCAAAACCGCTATACGAACACATTATATTTAATTTTGCAGACAGCATCTATTTTGTAGAAGCACGATCGCAATTTAGAACATTACGTGGCGATGCCATAAATCAATAA
- the serS gene encoding serine--tRNA ligase — MLQIPFIRDNKDRIISNLAKRNIDATDMISEVLKLDETRRSTQTQLDNTLAEANSLSKEIGNLFKSGETQKATILKEKSGTLKELSKELTENLNETAEALNQLLYKIPNVPNDSVPAGNSEDDNEEIFRAGDIPKLFDGALPHWELAKKYDIIDFELGNKIAGAGFPVYKGKGARLQRALIAYFLDKNTAAGYTEYQLPHLVNEASGFGTGQLPDKEGQMYHVTADNLYLIPTAEVPGTNIFRDVVLNESDLPIGITGYTPCFRREAGSYGAHVRGLNRLHQFDKVEILRVEHPDHSYQALDGMVAHVKTILEELQLPYRILRLCGGDLGFTSALTFDFEVFSTAQDRWLEISSVSNFETFQANRLKLRFKNKDGKNELAHTLNGSSLALPRVLAGILENCQTEQGIKIPDVLVPYTGFSIID, encoded by the coding sequence ATGTTACAAATACCATTTATAAGAGACAATAAGGATCGTATTATTTCAAATTTAGCCAAGAGAAATATTGATGCTACAGATATGATTTCTGAAGTGCTTAAACTAGACGAAACGCGCAGAAGCACACAAACACAATTAGACAATACTTTAGCTGAAGCGAATTCTTTGTCGAAAGAAATTGGTAATTTATTTAAAAGTGGTGAAACTCAAAAAGCAACTATTTTAAAAGAAAAGAGCGGAACTTTAAAGGAGCTTTCTAAAGAATTAACCGAGAATTTAAATGAAACGGCTGAGGCTTTAAACCAATTACTTTATAAAATTCCTAATGTCCCAAATGATAGTGTGCCTGCTGGAAATTCTGAAGATGACAACGAAGAAATATTTAGAGCTGGAGACATTCCTAAATTATTTGACGGCGCTTTACCACACTGGGAATTGGCAAAGAAATACGACATTATAGATTTTGAGTTAGGAAATAAAATTGCTGGAGCAGGATTTCCTGTTTATAAAGGTAAAGGGGCGCGCTTACAACGTGCTTTAATAGCTTACTTTTTAGATAAAAATACAGCGGCTGGATATACCGAATACCAATTACCACATTTGGTTAACGAAGCATCAGGATTTGGGACTGGGCAATTACCAGATAAAGAAGGACAAATGTATCATGTTACCGCAGATAACTTGTATTTAATTCCTACAGCAGAAGTTCCTGGAACAAATATTTTTAGAGATGTGGTATTGAATGAAAGTGATTTACCAATAGGCATTACGGGTTATACACCGTGTTTTAGACGCGAAGCGGGAAGCTATGGCGCACATGTTAGAGGTTTAAATAGATTACACCAATTTGATAAAGTTGAAATTTTACGTGTAGAGCATCCAGACCACTCGTACCAAGCTTTAGATGGTATGGTAGCCCATGTAAAAACAATTTTAGAAGAGTTACAATTACCGTATAGAATTTTAAGATTATGCGGTGGCGATTTAGGATTTACCTCGGCATTAACTTTCGACTTCGAAGTGTTTTCTACAGCACAAGATCGTTGGTTAGAAATTTCATCGGTATCTAATTTTGAAACCTTCCAAGCAAACCGTTTAAAACTTAGATTTAAAAATAAAGATGGTAAAAATGAGCTTGCTCATACCTTAAATGGTAGCTCGTTGGCATTGCCTCGAGTTTTAGCTGGTATTTTAGAAAATTGCCAGACAGAGCAAGGGATTAAAATTCCGGACGTTTTAGTCCCTTATACTGGATTTTCAATAATTGACTAA
- a CDS encoding HTTM domain-containing protein: MINKLLFKHIDNSPLIIFRIIFGFLCFLETIGAIFTGWVKRAFIDPDFTFSFIGLEWLQPLPGNGMYFYYGAMAVLGLCIMVGYKYRWSTILFTVLWAGCYFMQKSSYNNHYYLLMLLSGLMALQPAHKYMSFDADANPELKQNSMPRWCSLLFILQMFIVYTYGAINKIYPDWLNTTVMAHLMEVKSHYILIGDLLQQKAVHYFLTYGGILFDGLIIPLLLIKRTRKLAFFASIFFHLFNSLVFQVGIFPYLSLAFTLFFFEPKLIHNIFFKHKKPFYDAGEVIIPKHKNLALGVMSVYFLIQIILPIRHHFIPDNVLWTEEGHRLSWRMMLRSKSGHATYTIKNHTKNTKEHVRLKDYLSYKQRALASSKPDVIWQFAQHLKSVYAAKGDSISVYVNARVSVNGKPAKKLIKSDVDLAHVKWSPWKHSDWILPSK; encoded by the coding sequence ATGATTAATAAACTGCTCTTTAAACATATCGATAACTCTCCATTAATTATTTTTAGAATAATTTTTGGGTTTTTATGTTTCTTAGAAACTATAGGAGCTATTTTTACAGGCTGGGTTAAACGAGCTTTTATAGATCCAGATTTCACCTTTTCGTTTATTGGATTAGAATGGCTACAACCTCTACCTGGAAATGGAATGTATTTTTATTACGGTGCAATGGCAGTACTTGGCTTGTGTATTATGGTAGGCTACAAATACCGCTGGAGTACGATATTATTTACAGTGCTTTGGGCTGGCTGTTATTTTATGCAAAAGTCGTCTTATAATAATCACTATTATTTATTAATGCTCTTAAGTGGCTTAATGGCTTTGCAACCCGCACATAAATACATGTCTTTTGATGCTGATGCTAACCCCGAATTAAAACAAAATTCTATGCCACGATGGTGTAGTTTACTCTTTATTTTACAAATGTTTATTGTATACACTTATGGTGCTATAAACAAAATATACCCAGACTGGCTTAACACCACTGTTATGGCTCACTTAATGGAAGTAAAATCGCATTATATATTAATTGGTGATTTATTACAACAAAAAGCAGTACATTACTTTTTAACTTACGGAGGTATTTTATTTGATGGTTTAATTATCCCTCTTTTACTCATTAAACGTACGCGTAAATTAGCTTTCTTTGCTTCTATATTTTTTCACCTTTTTAACTCATTGGTTTTTCAAGTTGGAATTTTCCCTTATTTATCTCTAGCGTTTACCTTATTCTTTTTTGAACCTAAACTAATTCATAACATTTTTTTTAAACATAAAAAACCGTTTTATGATGCTGGTGAAGTTATAATCCCAAAACATAAAAATCTCGCTCTTGGGGTTATGAGTGTATATTTTTTAATACAAATAATTTTACCAATAAGACACCATTTTATACCAGATAATGTACTCTGGACAGAAGAAGGCCATCGTTTATCTTGGCGTATGATGTTGCGTAGCAAAAGTGGGCATGCCACTTACACCATTAAAAATCATACAAAAAACACAAAAGAACATGTACGTTTAAAAGATTATTTATCGTACAAACAAAGAGCATTAGCATCGAGTAAACCCGATGTAATTTGGCAATTTGCACAACATTTAAAATCTGTTTATGCAGCTAAAGGCGACTCTATTTCTGTGTACGTTAATGCCCGAGTAAGCGTAAATGGTAAACCTGCAAAAAAATTAATTAAATCGGATGTAGACCTTGCACATGTTAAATGGTCGCCTTGGAAACATAGCGATTGGATTTTACCATCAAAATAG
- a CDS encoding bifunctional riboflavin kinase/FAD synthetase, whose translation MEKVRNFNNLDSKISTVVTIGTFDGVHLGHQKILKRLVNTAQDTQLKSVVLTFFPHPRMVLQNDANIKLINTIEERSNILEKTGLDYLCIQKFTKEFSRLPAEDFVKKILLEQLQAKRVIIGYDHHFGRNRSANIDDLRRFGELYDFEVEEISAEDVNEVAVSSTKIRKALKDGDIEKANRYLGYPFCLNGTIISGKQIGKQLEYPTANLKIEEAYKLIPKHGVYVVKATINTQTVYGMMNIGTNPTITDSTKQHIEIHFFNFNANLYNQSLEIKILHRLRDEKKFDSIEALKLQLQQDEKDSLHFIAEQHD comes from the coding sequence ATGGAAAAAGTCAGAAACTTTAATAATCTAGACTCCAAAATTTCAACAGTAGTAACTATTGGTACTTTTGATGGTGTGCATTTAGGACATCAAAAAATATTAAAACGTTTGGTTAATACAGCTCAGGACACCCAACTTAAATCGGTTGTACTCACATTTTTTCCTCATCCAAGAATGGTATTGCAAAACGATGCTAATATTAAACTAATTAATACTATTGAAGAGCGCAGTAATATTTTGGAAAAAACAGGTTTAGATTACCTGTGTATACAGAAATTCACGAAAGAGTTTTCAAGATTACCTGCAGAAGATTTTGTAAAAAAAATCCTTTTAGAACAGTTACAAGCAAAACGCGTAATTATAGGGTACGATCATCATTTTGGTAGAAATCGTTCGGCTAATATTGACGACTTACGGCGTTTTGGTGAACTTTATGATTTTGAAGTTGAAGAAATTTCGGCTGAAGATGTTAATGAAGTTGCGGTAAGCTCTACAAAAATTAGAAAAGCACTTAAAGACGGTGACATAGAAAAGGCAAACAGGTATTTAGGTTATCCGTTTTGTCTTAACGGCACAATAATTAGCGGAAAACAAATAGGCAAACAATTAGAGTACCCTACAGCAAATTTAAAGATTGAAGAAGCCTATAAACTCATTCCAAAACATGGCGTATATGTTGTAAAAGCTACAATTAACACACAGACTGTATATGGCATGATGAATATTGGAACAAACCCAACTATTACAGACAGTACGAAACAACATATAGAAATTCATTTTTTTAATTTCAATGCTAATTTATATAACCAGTCATTAGAAATAAAAATCTTACACCGCCTTAGAGACGAAAAAAAATTCGACTCTATTGAAGCGCTTAAATTACAACTACAACAAGACGAAAAAGATTCGTTACACTTTATTGCTGAACAACATGATTAA
- a CDS encoding reprolysin-like metallopeptidase has protein sequence MGYLNSRKLLMLLVVCFHFNFIFAQLSPRFWNKVTHNTFSKSKILNRKTHPTSYQIFNLDIDALKAALDQKTLNVDAKTVSGIVVDFPMSDGTFQQFKVSASPIMQPELAAKYPMIKTFKAIGVDDKSATMRFSITQNGLHAFSLSGQRSSEFIDPYIADGKTYMVYNRASLGLETQDFECLTQEDINLESLKTDQGSQALVTGDRTLRTFKLALSCNAKYGALFAGQGTTLQKKANILAQMVITINRVNEIYERDLAISLMLINRNDELLYFDLANDPWGTEFNTTTQQVISTTLGDESLYDIGHNFNTTKGGNSGCIGCVCVDAAAPYTGEISKGRGYTGAENPKGDAFDIDYVAHEMGHQFGAWHTMNTCSRSGNGKSEVEPASGSSIMGYSGICGENNVQENSDAHFNYVNIRDIYGAIQYGGLSTCATNISLENTAPIASAGKDYTIPVSTPFVLRGQATDVDGASSLTYNWSQNDPERAPDEGAPQSTWTVGPMYRSLLPTVSPNRYMPSLPNVIAGNLTPKWEVTPAVARTLNFALTVRDNGSGYPIGVGQVNTDLMSVTVVDGTPFRVVSPNTNSSWYVGMTREITWTEGETNVSPINSKYVNIKLSLDGGLTYPIPLALNVDNDGSETIIVPDYESETCRILVEAADNIFYDISDSDFSIAKSSPMFVLEQLDDDAFYTVCNNDTQLEIPFKYTTVSGFNELTTFSVTNLPTGVTASFNPTSAQEDTNVKLILNAFSEDAIGVFDINIIGVSSTLTHSEKATLDIKSTAIKAPELISPENEATELPEDFTLSWKASEYAFMYQVDLSTTINFSSNVTTFTTTETSYQLTNLEHLTDYYWRVRAVNTCAVSGNSTVYTFSTNTCIPCTSYGINNIESLQTSITAVNFNTVNNTSGKTGYSDFTAIETNIVRGRTYPLSVFVNTSGNFLTKTVVWIDWNNDCDFNDAQETYDLGEAFNVTNGITGNSPIDITVPLDAVLSENTIMRVTTKYRVSPESCDTEFDGEVEDYNLIVQPTLGLDTQMLTGLNVWPNPNKGSFIVSLGQSSIHKVELVLYDVRGRQVYFKTYENNNNSQSVNVGQLASGLYVLEVKNGAKKAIRKIVVE, from the coding sequence ATGGGATATCTTAATTCACGAAAGCTACTTATGCTTTTAGTAGTGTGTTTTCACTTCAATTTTATTTTTGCGCAATTGTCACCTCGTTTTTGGAATAAAGTAACACATAATACCTTTTCTAAATCCAAAATATTAAACAGAAAAACACATCCAACATCATATCAAATTTTTAATTTAGATATAGATGCCTTAAAAGCAGCGTTAGACCAAAAAACTTTAAATGTAGATGCTAAAACGGTGTCGGGTATAGTTGTAGATTTTCCAATGTCTGATGGTACATTTCAACAATTTAAAGTATCGGCATCTCCAATTATGCAGCCAGAACTGGCGGCTAAATATCCAATGATTAAAACATTTAAAGCCATTGGAGTAGATGATAAATCTGCAACTATGCGATTTAGTATTACTCAAAACGGATTACATGCTTTTTCGCTTTCAGGTCAAAGAAGTTCTGAGTTTATAGATCCGTACATCGCAGATGGAAAAACATATATGGTGTATAACAGAGCGTCTTTAGGTCTAGAAACGCAAGATTTTGAATGCCTTACACAAGAAGATATTAACTTAGAATCATTAAAAACAGATCAGGGTTCTCAAGCACTAGTAACAGGAGATCGTACCTTAAGAACTTTTAAGTTGGCATTATCTTGTAATGCTAAATATGGGGCTTTGTTTGCTGGCCAAGGTACAACTTTACAGAAAAAGGCAAACATATTAGCACAAATGGTAATTACTATTAATCGTGTTAATGAAATTTATGAAAGAGACTTAGCGATCTCTTTAATGTTAATTAATAGAAATGATGAACTACTCTATTTCGACTTAGCTAACGACCCATGGGGCACCGAATTTAATACAACAACACAACAAGTTATTTCGACTACTTTAGGTGATGAATCTTTATATGATATAGGACATAATTTTAACACAACTAAAGGCGGAAATTCGGGTTGTATAGGTTGTGTATGTGTGGATGCTGCAGCACCTTATACAGGAGAAATCTCAAAAGGGCGTGGTTATACAGGTGCAGAAAATCCGAAAGGAGATGCTTTTGATATTGATTATGTAGCGCATGAAATGGGGCATCAATTTGGAGCTTGGCACACTATGAACACGTGTTCACGTTCTGGTAATGGTAAGTCTGAGGTAGAACCCGCTTCGGGAAGTTCAATTATGGGGTATTCCGGAATTTGTGGAGAGAATAATGTTCAAGAAAATTCTGATGCACATTTTAATTATGTAAATATTAGAGATATTTATGGTGCTATTCAGTATGGTGGCTTAAGTACTTGCGCTACTAATATATCTTTAGAAAATACAGCACCTATAGCTTCTGCAGGAAAAGATTATACCATTCCAGTCTCTACACCTTTTGTATTACGTGGTCAGGCTACAGATGTAGATGGTGCATCAAGTTTAACCTACAATTGGTCGCAAAACGATCCAGAACGTGCTCCCGACGAAGGTGCTCCGCAGTCCACTTGGACAGTTGGTCCTATGTATAGATCGCTTTTGCCAACCGTATCGCCTAACCGTTACATGCCTAGTTTACCAAATGTTATTGCAGGTAATTTAACACCAAAATGGGAGGTTACACCTGCAGTTGCACGAACTTTGAATTTTGCTTTAACCGTAAGAGATAATGGAAGTGGATACCCTATTGGAGTTGGCCAAGTAAATACCGATTTAATGTCTGTAACGGTTGTGGACGGTACGCCATTTAGGGTTGTAAGTCCAAACACTAATTCATCTTGGTATGTAGGTATGACTAGAGAAATTACTTGGACGGAGGGAGAAACCAATGTGTCACCAATAAATAGTAAGTATGTAAATATTAAATTGTCTTTAGATGGAGGTTTAACCTATCCCATCCCTTTGGCTTTAAATGTAGATAATGATGGATCCGAAACGATAATAGTGCCAGATTACGAAAGTGAAACCTGCAGAATTTTGGTTGAAGCTGCCGATAATATTTTTTATGATATTTCTGATTCCGATTTTAGTATTGCAAAGTCCAGTCCGATGTTTGTATTAGAACAGTTAGACGATGATGCATTCTATACAGTTTGCAATAATGATACGCAGTTAGAAATACCCTTTAAGTATACCACGGTTTCTGGCTTTAATGAACTTACAACATTTAGCGTTACTAATTTACCAACAGGTGTTACGGCCTCTTTTAATCCTACATCGGCACAAGAAGATACCAATGTAAAATTAATCTTGAATGCTTTTAGTGAGGATGCTATTGGTGTTTTTGATATTAATATTATTGGAGTTTCTAGTACGCTTACGCATTCTGAAAAAGCCACACTAGATATAAAGAGTACAGCTATTAAAGCTCCGGAATTGATAAGTCCTGAAAATGAAGCTACAGAACTGCCCGAAGATTTTACTTTAAGCTGGAAAGCATCAGAATATGCTTTCATGTATCAAGTAGATTTGTCTACAACAATTAATTTTTCTTCAAATGTAACCACATTTACTACTACAGAAACGAGTTATCAATTAACAAATTTAGAACACTTAACAGATTATTATTGGCGCGTACGTGCAGTAAATACTTGTGCTGTAAGTGGAAATTCAACCGTTTATACTTTTAGTACAAATACATGTATACCTTGTACATCTTATGGTATTAATAACATTGAATCGTTACAGACTTCTATTACAGCGGTTAATTTTAATACCGTAAATAATACATCTGGAAAAACGGGATATAGTGATTTTACAGCTATTGAAACTAATATTGTTAGAGGTCGTACTTACCCTTTAAGTGTGTTTGTAAATACTTCTGGTAATTTTCTAACTAAAACGGTTGTTTGGATAGATTGGAATAATGATTGTGACTTTAACGATGCTCAAGAAACTTACGATTTGGGTGAAGCTTTTAATGTAACTAATGGTATTACAGGGAATTCTCCAATAGATATTACAGTACCTTTAGATGCTGTTTTAAGTGAAAATACAATTATGCGTGTGACTACTAAATATAGAGTAAGTCCGGAGTCTTGCGATACAGAATTTGATGGCGAAGTAGAAGATTATAATTTAATAGTACAACCAACATTAGGTCTAGATACACAAATGCTTACAGGGCTTAATGTTTGGCCAAATCCTAATAAGGGATCATTTATAGTGTCTTTAGGGCAGTCTTCTATACATAAAGTAGAGTTGGTTTTATATGATGTAAGAGGCAGACAAGTATATTTTAAGACATATGAAAATAATAATAATAGTCAATCTGTTAATGTAGGGCAATTGGCATCAGGATTATATGTGTTGGAAGTTAAAAATGGAGCTAAAAAAGCAATTAGAAAAATTGTTGTTGAGTAA